DNA from Ananas comosus cultivar F153 linkage group 12, ASM154086v1, whole genome shotgun sequence:
ATATAATATTCCAGCAAAAAATCACCTCGTTTAgtggaatagcggggataactttcgttatctcCGCTTATCCCCcaaaccaaacggggccttaagcttcgtttggaattgcggaaAAATTACATTACGCACGGTGAGATAGTACGATAGAAAAttattctgtttgtttccgtacgtaatatttcGTTCCACATATCGCGATAaatcggttacgatatattttttgcgatcCCGCCAAAAAACGcaaaagcatatccctatatgcctTTAtcctaactctattttatcttatAGCGTCAGATGGGCCTTAATACAAAACTATGCCTTAGttgtaatttgaattcataattttaaattataaatttaatccaaatcttaaattttaacgtctgaatttaaattttaactaaaatttaattttgaacctaaatttagatttgaaatttaaattcaaattcaaaattttaaatttagaatttaaaattaaaatctcaaattgatttgaaatttcaatccaaaatctaaattttagtttaaagataaatccaaaatttaaattttaaatttaaaataaattcaaaatctaaatctagatttaaaatttaaaatgcaaatctaaaaaaaattgattttacatttaaattgataatttgaTTTCGTATCTAAACTTACATATGAAATGTAAgtttagattcaaatttgaatttgaatttaaaattaaattcaaaaactacatttaaatttaaaatttgaattaaaaaatctaaaattggttttaaattctaataaaaaaataaaacttatactcaaaatttgaatcaaaaaaattaaatttaataggtTTCATTATAAAAATTCCCTACACTTTATCGAGTGTCTTAATATTCCTTTTAGACCAGCTGGCTGTTGATGTGGTTGTTTTCATAGTGTTGTTACGTCACTTTCAGCtgttatttttaatgaaaagaCTTAATTtgagataataataaaatgtaaggAAGACATTGTTGAAATTGTGGTAACTATGAcgcgcggcggcgcggggtgAAGTGCCGGCCcttctaattttttatgttctttaaaaaagtataagttctgaaaatatgaaatatgaaatatgaaatatatttttaataattgatagcTGGtgcccaaaaaaattaaaatttatcaaaataagaaatttacaaaattttaaaaataaaaaattcaacaattaaaatatatgttttttaaaattttattttggtccaATCCATTGGGACCAAAAACACATCTCCCAAGGTCTACCCATCTGCTGGGCCGGGTCGCAAGCGGCCCATAGGCCCAGCTTGGATCAGGCCCCCTTGTTGCTCTTCTGTGCCGTGTTGATGGGACCTTCACGGAAGTAGCCGCAGGCCGGCCCGGCATGGATATTGTAGCATCCGGACCATGCTAGCCCTAGAAATGGAAATTTGAAGATCTAAAGCTTCAGATATAATCGCTTTTTCATGATATCAACATGCAGATCATTACTTATTAGTATACATACAGACGCTACGCTACAGCTTAGTCCAATAgaccgaatatatatatatacaaaaacaaACATGCATCTTTCTTCATTTCGGAGAACAAAATGAAATTTCAAATGCCACCACTTCCTACGTACACCAATTAACTATCACATCAAAACACATCAAGCACATCAAATACAACCCCCCCTGCTCAGCAACTTCAACCATGCATGTAGATATTATACTATATGGCCTGTCTCATCAAATTTGAACGGGTTCGATCAACAAAGAGATGATCCTATTTTTTGTTTCTCCCTCTGGAGATCCATACCCATCTCCATGAATGTAAAAGCTGCGTGCTGTCCGCGGCACGTTCATGGTGATGTTTGCAAAGTTTTCATTGAAAGCGGAGTCTAGTCGGCGCGCTCCGTTTAATTTTTTCCAGCAATCATAAATCAGTTCTTTTATGCGTTCACGGGCTGCAGCCTCCGTGATCCCTTCGTGGTGCATGCAGCAATGGATCGATTTCGCAACGTCGCCTCGCTGGTGCTCAGGCTGAATCGTTcaaaaatagaacagttatttAACATTGTTATGTAAATTGTATCATCAACTAAAGCTGATATACTTAACCTACTTTGGATGTACCGAGATCATTGTAGAGTCGGAGAAGCATCGATGACCACCGCACGATTTCTGGATAATTTTGAAAGAGATCTAGATCATGTTGAGTGAGATCTTGGTCAAGACAGTAAGCATAAGATAGAGCAATATGACCAGAAATAGATATCCATCCATTTTGCAAGTATTCCTCCAGCGTTGGTATGTAGCCTTTGTTGTACCACTTTGCTTCGACCAAGTATGCTTTGCATAAATCCGTCCACTGTATCGATTAAACATATATgctttttaaatttgttagagGATTTTCGtaaaaataatctatttataAATCCGTCCACTGTATCACTTATGAAATTAGCCATTATCTAagttggtaagtaacaaaattaaattagagaacgaagatttgttggatattatcaaatttggtaattagctaatgcataatttcaaatattatctttatgatTGATTGGTAACCTGTTGAGCAGGTTACCAATATGTAAAAGTCAATCTTAATCTCAAAAATTGAATGGTCGGATTTAAATTGGCCGGTGTATagaaatatttctcttttttattgcAACTATATCCTTCGTTGTGTAATAGAGTGCTCTCACTAGAAGTAAATCTTATATgcacatcaaatttaaatagtaattaaaCTGCACTAAAGAGACAAAAATCATATAGTTTTTGCATCGagtatatatagattatatagaAAGATGTGCTCAGTCgataattttgaaagaaaacctagaaaacctagaaaataatattaagaGATTAAATGTTAAGGTATTAAGATAGATAAATCAAAGAGGTGAAGCAaaataagagaataaaaaataccGCTCTTTTTAGGAATGGAAGGATATTGAGGCCTTTCTCTCTCATCGTCTCATAAGCTATATCATTTGTTGTGTTGAAGAGTGCTAAGAAATATACACTCATATACTCGGGCAATTGCTTAATATCAAGTGCATCCCATCTGTAAAAGCCACCgcaaatatataagaatatCATAAATACATTAGGTCACAAgcaatatttaaagttttcggGAGTTCGCATGCAAAGAACGTATAGTTGGTCATACACGCAAAGCAACTTAACTTCAGATTATATTTGTGCAATTTAATTTATGTATCTTCACAAAAATACGTCTTAATTTGTAGTAGTAAAACTGGATAaaagagttatatatatatatatatagacctgTCTACTGCTTCAGTGAAAAGCTCGAGCTCATCGAGAGAGCCGTAAACGTCGTAGAGATCATCGATTGCCGTAACGAGACAGTTAGCCTTTGTTTGTGCCAGTCTGAAGGCAAAATGTTTCGGCGCAAAAGCCCAACCAACAGACCATAAATAGTTCTCCGCCAATCTATCTCTACTGAAAGGAAGCTTTTCCCATAATCCTAGATTGGACCACCAtctgaaattttcaaattttttcatctaattagaagctatatatattcatataatctaataatattattttcacGTACATTTGTGCTGCAATGGATAGCATATATAATGAAATTgaatcaaatataatataaatatgttaCAGCTAAGTTGGTTTGATTAAGTTGTTAAGTGGAAATAAGCTTGCTAacccttttagtttaaagttTTGACGCTTAGATCAAGTTAAAGCTTTGAACAAAGTCATCTCACACGTATATGCATGTTGAATATACATGTACCTTGAGACTTCCTTGAGCTCTCCCTTGTACGTGTTTTGAACCACATTGAAGTCCAACTTTGCAAACTCGAGAAGTAGCGGCCtcatcttctcttctttctcgtACACGTCAATAAACCATCTCGTGTGTAGTTTCTCCATGCGCCAGTGTAGTGGTTGCTCCAATGCATTGGCCACATAATCTCTTAAATTATGGCTATCATGTGATGAATTTGATAAGAAATTATTGAGGTGTTGAATTGTAAAATTCTGCGTCTCAATCAATGTATCTTCTCCTTCCACTGCCATATAAGAAGTCTCGTACAAACtcaacaaacttttaatttgattgctcaagttggatttgaagctgCCATTCTCATCTTTAAACTGATCAAAAATATCTGCAACATATGGGTATGTATAATTCGTTAAAAATGTGTGGTTTGTTAAAATAGTCGTTAGTATCACGTTGACATTTATTTGTTGAGCAGGTAATGtccaaataaattaataaaggaTTAACAATTAGCTAGGAGccgaattaattatattattaccTTGTGAAACTCTAAATCCATGTCCTCTAAGAAGCCTGAATAAGAGTGCGATTATGTAGGCATTATCCTTCGTCTCCACGCGTATGTCATCAAATTTGCTAAATATAGAGTCCAGTGCATGCTTTATCTCCTTCTCAAAGTGATAATCAATCCCGAGTTGTTGCAATGCATCAATGAGCTCAAGCT
Protein-coding regions in this window:
- the LOC109718887 gene encoding terpene synthase 10-like; its protein translation is MVLLHLASPSPAPFILLTSPDRWLRRELPTVQSLIDGLSFPQRRGVRACAMRRSANYRPSLWHNKYIQSLTSTDIIERDAKRLDELKEEVARMINEETVVVDDKLELIDALQQLGIDYHFEKEIKHALDSIFSKFDDIRVETKDNAYIIALLFRLLRGHGFRVSQDIFDQFKDENGSFKSNLSNQIKSLLSLYETSYMAVEGEDTLIETQNFTIQHLNNFLSNSSHDSHNLRDYVANALEQPLHWRMEKLHTRWFIDVYEKEEKMRPLLLEFAKLDFNVVQNTYKGELKEVSRWWSNLGLWEKLPFSRDRLAENYLWSVGWAFAPKHFAFRLAQTKANCLVTAIDDLYDVYGSLDELELFTEAVDRSTYIYIYIYAILLLSFTATV